Genomic DNA from Lutibacter sp. A80:
AGCGTAAAGCTAATTTTTTAGATTGTAATGTTGCTTTTTGTTCAGGTGTGTAAGTAGCTCTTTTGTTTTGTCTTTGCCCTTGAGCAGTTATAGTTAAAGAAAAGAACATTATTATAACTGTTAATCCTACTAATTTTTTCATAATTTAAATATTTTTATGTGTTAATATACTTCTTTGACGTTATAAAATTAAAAAGGTTTAAACGCTTAACACTCGTTAACATTCGTTAACACTCTGGAGCTTAAACTACTTAAAAATAACAACTAAGTAATAACATAAAAAAAATCTAATTCGGAATAATTATAAATAGTGTATTTTTGCAAAATATGATGAACAAACTTTCAGATTGGTTGCCTACTACTAATAAAGAGGTGAAACTTAGAGGCTGGGAAGAATTAGATGTAATTCTTTTTAGTGGAGATGCTTATGTAGATCATCCAGCATTTGGACATGCCGTTGTTGGTAGAATTTTAGAAAGTTACGGATTGCGTGTGGCAATAGTTCCACAACCTAGTGTGCATGATAATCTACAAGACTTTACTAAACTTGGAACTCCAAAAATGTTTTTTGCTGTTACAGGTGGTTGTATGGATCCAATGGTGAGTAATTATACCGCTAGTAAAAGAAAAAGAGATAAAGATGCATATACTCCAAATGGAGATAAAGGATTTAGGCCAGATTATGCAACTACTGTTTACAGTAATATTTTAAAAGAAAAATTTCCCGATGTACCTGTTTTAATTGGTGGTATTGAAGCATCATTACGAAGAGTTACGCATTACGATTACTGGAGTGATACATTAAAACCTACGATTTTAGAAGAATCTAAAGCCGATTTATTGGTGTATGGAATGGGAGAACAGCCCTTACGTGAAATTGTAAATTTATTACAAAAAGGAGTTCCGTTTTCTAGTTTAACTACTATTAAACAAACAGCATTTTTATTAGATAAGAATGAAGAAATTCCAAAAAACAAAAATTGGAAAGATATTTTTATTCATTCACACGAAGTTTGTTTGAAGGATAAAAAAATGTTTGCATCTAATTTTAAAGTAATTGAGCAAGAGTCAAATAAACTATTTGCAAATAGAATTTTTCAAGATGTTGGTAATTCAAAGTTGATTATAAATCCACCATATGAGACAATGACGGAAGCTGAAATAGATACTTCTTTTGATTTGCCTTTTACACGATTACCACATCCAAAATATAATAAGCGAGGTGCTATACCTGCATTTGAAATGATTAAATTCTCTATAAACATACATAGAGGTTGCTTTGGAGGATGTAGTTTTTGTACAATTTCGGCACATCAAGGAAAATTTATAGCAAGTAGAAGTCAAGAGTCTATTTTAAAAGAAGTAGATCAAGTAGCAAATATGCCCGATTTTAAAGGTTATTTGTCTGATATAGGTGGGCCTTCGGCAAATATGTATAAGATGAAAGGAAAAGTTCAAGAAATTTGCGACAGATGTGTTGCACCTTCTTGTATTTCACCTGTAATTTGTCATAA
This window encodes:
- a CDS encoding YgiQ family radical SAM protein, whose amino-acid sequence is MMNKLSDWLPTTNKEVKLRGWEELDVILFSGDAYVDHPAFGHAVVGRILESYGLRVAIVPQPSVHDNLQDFTKLGTPKMFFAVTGGCMDPMVSNYTASKRKRDKDAYTPNGDKGFRPDYATTVYSNILKEKFPDVPVLIGGIEASLRRVTHYDYWSDTLKPTILEESKADLLVYGMGEQPLREIVNLLQKGVPFSSLTTIKQTAFLLDKNEEIPKNKNWKDIFIHSHEVCLKDKKMFASNFKVIEQESNKLFANRIFQDVGNSKLIINPPYETMTEAEIDTSFDLPFTRLPHPKYNKRGAIPAFEMIKFSINIHRGCFGGCSFCTISAHQGKFIASRSQESILKEVDQVANMPDFKGYLSDIGGPSANMYKMKGKVQEICDRCVAPSCISPVICHNLDTSHKPLTELYQAVDKHPKVKKSFIGSGIRHDMLVPEFNKKADPKELDAYTEEVMTKHVSGRLKVAPEHSSDPVLKLMRKPSFKYFHMFKERFDKINIRKKLNLQLIPYFISNHPACEVEDMANLAAETKDMGFQLEQVQGFTPTPMTVATVIYYSGFHPYTLKPTRTPKSKHEKEEQHRFFFWYKRENQAWIRKTLLKVGRQDLLQKLLPTTNSWKKNKSEKVKDTFNDAVPFNSRRKKKFNKRKKR